The Synergistes jonesii sequence TTATGTGGCAGACCGATGCAAGCAGACACAAGTGGTTTGGTGAAGAACACGGATATGCAACTTTGCACGCATATATAGACGATGCGACAGGGGTCGTTACAGGGGCGTTCTTTACTGAAACTGAATGTATGCGCGGCTATGCCGCGGCGCTGGAACAAGGGATGCTTGCATATGGATTGCCTCTGTCCATATACAGCGACCGCCATACTATATTCCGTTCGCCCAAGGAGTTGACCGACGATGAGATTTTGAGCGGAACGGAGCTGCCGCTGTCAAACTTTGGCAAGGCGCTGTATGAGCTTGGTATAAAGCAGATAACGGCGCACAGCCCTCAGGCCAAGGGACGTATAGAAAGGCTCTGGAATACATTTCAGGACAGGCTCATCGCCGAATTGAGGTTTTCATCCATCACAAACATCGCTGACGCTAATAAGATGATAGCGGAAGGTTTTATCAGCGACTATAACCGCAGGTTTGCAGTGCTGCCGCATGAGGACGGTAGCGCCTGCATGCCTTTTGACAGAAGCATCGATCTCGGACTTGTTTTCTCCATAAGGGACACGAGAAGGGCCGGCGGGGGGAATACCATATCATACAAAGGGGAGATATATACTCCAGAGGATGAAAAGAGCCCCGTATTTGTTCGTGGAAGAATACTGGAAGTCAGGGAAACCTTTGACGGGGCCGTTTACGTCATACAAAACGGCATGCCAGTCCTAATGAAGAAGGTGTTTAGGGCGCAAAAAGCGATCGATGTAGGCGTGAAAAAGAAAGCAGGCGCTGTGTCACCACACAAGCCTGCTTCGGACCACCCCTGGCGGGGTGGATTTAAAATCAAACCTGCTATATATAATAACACACAAACAGGGAGGGAGTGACATTTTCTCAGAACAATTAGGGTGACATTTTCTCTGGTTATTGACACCCCAAAAATTTTTGAACTTTTTGGCTGATTGCAAAACTAACTCCGACCTTTTTAGAACCCGACGCCGCCCCCAGAGCCTCAGGATTTTTGCTTTTAGATAAATTTCCCTGCTTTTGATATCCGTTTTTTTATATTCGTTATCCTATTTTGCGCCGCTTCGTCCTTAACATCGCAAACATTTCCGCCGCCGTCGCGCGCCGTCCTCAGAAGGCCTTGACTTTTGTTTTCCCTTCGCTGCTTATGTTCTTCAGCACAAAAGCGGCCCACAGTTCGAACGCGTCTTTGAAGTTCCACGGATTTTTACCGGTCAGCGCGCGTATTTTCTTTAAACGGTACTGCAGGCTGTTCCTGTGCATCGCGAGCTTCTCCGCGACTTCGCCGCTCGCGAACGGGGACTCGCACCAACCGAGGAACGTGTCGCGCATCTCCTCGTAGTCGTTGCGCGCGGTAAGCGCAGCTAGAGTCCTCTCCGCAAACTCTTCGCGCTTGCCTACCGGCAGGAGGTCGAGCAGCGCTTCACCGGTAAGGTTCCTCGCCGAAAACACTCCGCTGAGGCCGAGCTGTCCGGCGAGGCGCATCGCGTCTCTTGCGGAGCGCAGCGACATCGCAAGGCTGTTGAGGTCGCTTGCCGGAAATCCGACGGCTATGTCGGCGGTTATCCCTTTGTTTTTCAGCACTTCGATGAACTTTTTCGCGGTCTCCTCCACGTTCTGAGTTATTTCTTCGTTCGAGCCCTGCCTGTTCGGCGTGACGAAGACCGTCACGCGCCTGTTGCGCTGCGGGCATATCACATTGCGCGGATGGGAGAACGCCGAGCGCAGTTCCCGCACCATTATCTGGTAGGCGTTCTCGCTTGATTCGTCTTTCCAGCCTTTCATCTCAAGCACGACGGCCATGCGGCAGCGCGAAAGGGTCACGCCGAGTTCGCGCGCCTGCAGATTTATCAGGTCCCCCATCCCCTGCGAGCCGTCGTAGGAGGCGATGTTTTCGAAAAGGTCGCGCAGCGCGCGTTCGCGTACGAGGTTCGACTCAAGGAAGGCCTGTTCGCGCAGCATTATCTCCGCCTGTTTCTGCACGAGCAGGCCGTAGCGCTCTACCTCCTCCGGGCTGCCCGTTATCGAGACGGAGCCTATGACCTTGTCGAAAAAGTGTATGGGAAGGGTCACGCCGGGATAGACGCCGACTTTTTTAGCCTCGTCGCTTTGAGTGATGAAGGTCTTGTTCTCTCTCATGACCTTAAGCGAGGGCTCGTGAAACGTACCTATCCTTTTCTTTACGCTGCAGCCGATTATGACGGCGTTTTCATCGGTGACCAGCACGTTGTGTCCTATTACCTCGCAGGTGCTTTCCGCTATGTTCTGCGCCATTTTCTTGAACATTCGAATCACCTCAGTTTTTATTCACAAGCATAGTTTAGCGCATATAATATATCATAATTATGTTCTTTTGGATAATGTTTTTTCAAAGTCCCCTGTTTAAAATTATGAATGAAAAGGCGATCAGATAAAAAAGTTATTCGAATGACGCTGCGTTTGTTTAAGCAAAAACAGCAATCTGAAGGAGGAATGCAAAATGCGTTTGGAGTTGCACAAGGTCCACATCAAAGGGCTGGAATTTGCGGACGAAACTCGTGTGAAAGACGGCGTGCTTTATGTGAATAAGGCCGAAGCGGAGGCTCTCATCGCAGAGGACAGGAATTTCACAAAGGTAAGCGTCGACTTTGCACGTCCGGGAGAGAAAACGCGCATTATTCCGGTAAAGGACGCGGTGGAACCGCGCGTAAAGATGGGAAAGGGGAATTATTTCCCAGGCTTCGCCGCCCCTATGGGAAAGGCCGGGGAAGGGCGGACGCTCGTCCTTGACGGCGCGGCCGTCGTCACCTGCGGTCCGATCGTCGCGTTCCAGGAGGGCTTCATCGATATGAGCGGCCCGGCCGCCCCGTACACGCCATTCTCCGCCACTTACAACATCGTGCTTTCGGTGGAACCGGTAGCCGACCTGGAGAAGCACCTTTACGAGACGTCGCTGCGCGAAGCCGGGCTGAAGCTCGCGGTGTATCTCGCGCGCTGCGCGGACGAACATGGCGCGAAGGCCGACGAGGTCGCGGTATTTGAAAAGGGAGACACGTTTGAAGAAAGCAAGAAGTATCCCGACCTCCCGAAGGTCGTTTACGTCTGCATGAACATCACGCAGGGGCTGTTGCACGACACTTATCTGTACGCGTGCGACCTGCGCCCGTCGATGCCGACTCTTATTCACCCGAACGAAGTCCTCGACGGCGCGATGGTCTCCGGCAACTGCGTCTCCGCCTGCGACAAGAACACGACTTGGCACCACTGCCATAACCCGATAGTTCAGACCCTCTACGCACACCACGGCAAGGACATCAACTTCCTCGGCGTGATTCCCACTCAAGAGAGCACCGTGCTTGCCGGAAAGATCCGCGCGTCGCAGATGAACCTCTCGATAGCGCAGCAGTTAGGCGCCGACGGCGTCATCGTATCCGAAGAAGGATACGGCAACCCCGACACCGACCTCTGCCTCAACGCGAAGAACTTCGAAAACGCCGGAATCAAGGCCGTCCTCGTCTCCGACGAATCGGCCGGTACGGACGGCGCAAGCCAGAGCCTCGCGGACGCTACGCCTGAGCTCACGGGCTTCATTTCGACAGGCAACGTCAACGAAATGATCGAAGTCCCGGCAATGGACAAGGTCATCGGATACCCGGAATCGATCGCCGTGCTCTCCGGCGGCGCGGCGGAAAGCCTGCGCCCCGACGGCTCGATGTACGTCGAACTCCAGTCCATCATAGCCTCGACTGCCGAGATAGGCTTCAACAAGCTCGGCTGCGAATGGATATAGGGAGGTAATGACAATGACGATCAAAGTTGTCCACTATATCAACCAGTTCTACGCCGGCATAGGCGGAGAAGAAAAAGCCGACCATCAGCCCGAGGCGCGCAGCGGCGCGGCAGGCCCTGGACTCGGCCTTAAAGGCGCTCTCGGAGCCGAAGCCGAAATAGTCGCCACCGTGATCTGCGGCGACGGTTTCTACGGCGAGCACACCGACGAAGCGCGTGCGGAATGCCTGGAAATGATCAAGGAGCAGAAGCCCGACCTCTTCATAGCCGGCCCGGCTTTCAACGCGGGACGCTACGGCTTCGCCTGCGGCGACATTTCGGCCGCGGTAGCCGCAGAGCTGGGGATCCCGACGGTAACGGCGATGTACCCGGAGAACCCCGGCGTCGAGCTCTATTCGAAGAAGACTTACATAGTGCCCTGCGCCGACTCCGCCCGAGGCATGGGCAAGGCGCTCCCCGTGATGGCAAAGCTCGGGCTCAAGCTCGCAAAGAAAGAAGAGATGGGGCCGGCCCGCGTCGAGGGTTATATTCCGCGCGGAATCCGTAAATCTTTCTTCCACGAGAAGAGCGGCGCCGAGCGTGCGGTCGATATGCTGCTGAAAAAGCTCCGCGGCGAAGAGTTCCAGACGGAATACGAGATGCCGACCTTCAAAAAGATTCCGCCGGCAGCGCCGGTCAAAGACCTGAAGCACGCGACGATAGCGCTCGTAACTTCGGGCGGCATCGTGCCGGAGGGCAACCCCGACAAGATACGCGTCTCGTCCGCTGAAAGCTTCGGCGAATACGACATCTCCGCGCTGACGGACCTGACTCCTGAAAATTACGAATCGATCCACGGCGGCTACGACCGTCAGTGGGCTAATCTCGACCCGGACGTAGTAGTCCCTCTCGACATCATGCGCGAATTCGAAAAAGAGGGCGTATTCGGCAAGCTGCACGACAAGTTCTACGCAACGACCGGCACAGGAACTGCAGTCGCCTTCGCGGAGAAGTTCGGTCAGGAGATCGGCAAAAAACTAAAGGAAGCAAATGTTGACGCCGTGATACTCACCTCCACCTGAGGAACTTGCACTCGGTGCGGTGCATCGATGACAAGAGAAATAGAAAACACGGCGGGCATCCCGGTAGTTCAGATAGCGACAATAGTTCCCATCATGCTCACGGTTGGAGCGAACAGAATAGTCCCCGGCATTGCGATCCCTCATCCCGTAGGAAAGCCGGAGCTGGGAGAAGAAGTCGACAAAGCCGCGCGCAGAGAGGTAGTCATGCGCGCTTTCAAGGCCATGACGACTCCGATAACCGAACAGACCATTTTCGAGAAGAATTAACGCAGTCAGCGGCGGACGGAGAGTTCCCTCCGCCGTTTTCTATTTAGCCTGCTTCTTTTTTGTAAAATATTGTCTAAAATACCTCTTTTGAGACATTTTTAGTGCTCTGCACAAATATTTGCTTTGCTTTTTGCTGTAGAATAGCATATCATACAAAAGGCGGCAGAGGTGATGATATGGAAGGAAGCAAATACCGTATTGTTACAAACAACGAATGGATAAAGGGCGACGCCTCTCTGCCGCAGGATATCGTCTTTGCCGAGGGCACGCCGATAGACGTGCTGGACAAGGCGGAAGAACTGCTCCAGCAGGGCTGGAAGTTGGTATCCGCCCCTCTGCCGCCGAACGTTCCTATAATGCGCGGCCCCTATCGCTCGCTGGTGCTGGAAAAGAACGACCGCCTGTATGACCGAGACGGGATTTTGGAGATCGAAAAGGCAAGGACGCGCTATAATTTTGAGCGGAAAGACAGAAAACCGCCTCGCCCGTCTAAGGATTTCGGCGTCATAGACAGAGAGATGCTTATTAGGACGCTGCGCGACGCAGCTCTCGTCGAAGAGGGAAAAAACATTTGACAGCATCTGCTGCTTCGCCGGCTTTGCTATACAAGTGAAAAATTATATAAATCACAGGAGGAGATATAATGATAGCGCTTACAAAAGAGAATTGCGACGCCGAAGTTCGCGAGGAAAAGAATCTGCCCGTAGTAGTCGATTTCTGGGGGCCACAGTGCGTGCCTTGCATGGGGCTTATGCCGCACTATCATGAGATGGAAAAGGAGTTCGAGGGCAAGGTTAAGTTCACCTCCGTCGACTGCTCTTCAAATAAAAGGGTCGCGATGGGCTTCCGCGTAATGGGACTGCCGACCTTCCTCTTCTGGAAGGACGGAGTAGAGGTGAAGCGCCTTTCAAAGGATGAGTGCACGGTAGAATCGATCAGAGCGGAGATAGAGAAGCTCGCTCAGGGTAAGCAATAAGCAGGGCTGCGGTCGGGGAAACCCGATTGAGCATAAATCACAATTAGGAGGTATCTTGTCCATGGGCAAATTAAATGGTAAGAAACTTCTCCTGCTTGGTGAAAGAGACGGCGTGCCGGGGCCCGCGATGGAGGCGTGCCTCAAAGATTCCGGAGCTGAGATAGTTTTCTCCGCAACGGAATGCTTTGTCTGAACAGCAGCAGGAGCAATGGACTTGCAGAATCAGCAGCGCATCAAAGACGCCGCTGAGAAGTACGGAGCCGAGAACTGCGTAGTGGTGCTTGGTTCTTCCGACGCCGAAGGCGCGGAGATCTACGCCGAAACAGTTACTAACGGCGATCCGACGTTTGCAGGTCCACTTGCAGGAGTCCCGTTGGGACTTCCCGTTTACCACGTTTTTGATGAAGCCATCCGCGAAGAGTGTGACCCAGCACAGTGGGAAGAGCAGATTTCCATGATGGAAATGGTCCTCGACCCGCCGGCGCTTGCGGCAGCCGTAAAAGGTATGCGCGACGAGTACAGCAAGTTCACACTGTAACCTTCCGGAAAGGACAGAGGATTGTGACAGAAAGAGAGCTGAGCGTCAACGGCTCTCTTTGCTGTTTTTAAAGAATCTATTTTTGGGAGGAATCTCCGGCCGCTCGGGCCAGGCTCTCCCTCTGTCCGCTCTTTTGCAGCAGAGCAAGAGCCACGCTTAAGATGTGGGCGTTGTCGGTCCAGAGGAAGGAGGCGCTTGTCAGAAGCTTTTCTTCGGCTTCGGCGGAGGTAAAGACGAGATTGCCGTTAACTATCCCCCACTTTAGATCGCTCCAGCGGTACTTCTCCTGCTCGGAGCTCTTGAAGAGCCCTCTGCGCGTGATCGTTATGCCGCCGTCGCTGACGGAAAAATCCCCGAAGCCGTAGCTCCGCCCCTTGCGCAAGCCCGCGAACATTTCCGCAAGCATCCTCTTTCCCGCCGCGGCCCAGAAGCGCTGGGTCAGGTGCTCGTAAAAATCCTTCTGCCTCGTCTTTATCACGAATTCACGAGTCTCGGTGCCGAAGGCGGCATAGTACGAATATTTCGGGAAAGGGCCGCCTCGCTTCTGATCGACCCCCCAGCGGAGGCGCGTGATCGTCTTCAGCGGGAAGAGCTCGCCGCAGTACAGAAAGCCGGCGGGCGTTATGTCGAGGCTCTTTTTGAACGGCCATACCCCGAAAGTACAGTGAAAATCTATTTCCCTCTGCCACGATTTATTTTCCATGACAAGCTGTCTCCTACGGTTTATCTTTCACGCGCGCATAACCTGCCGCGGAAACGGTAACGAAAAATCTTATATCCCTCTTCCTCTTTGATTTTACTATAAAAGTGGCGGCCGGGGTCAAAGTAAACCATCGCGACGAAAAATATAATTCCCTCGCGCCTTCGTAAGCGAGCGCCGCGTCGCTGAAGGAATAAGTTTCGTTCTTCAGCCTGCCGCCGGCGAGCCATATCGCCCTTATCGCATAGCCCTCCGCGCCGTCGGTGAGAAGAAATTTAAAATCCTCGCCCTCGCGGGCCGCCTTAGCCATCCTGTACTTTATCCACGCGCAGAAATCGCGCGCCTCGTTGCGGATCAGGCGCCGCTCGCGCGCGTCCGAATCCTGCGCCGTCAAAGCAAGCGTCGTCGCCGCGATTGCTACGATGACGAGCACGCACAGTATTTCGATGAGAGTAAAAGCTTCGCGTTTAAGTTTGCGGCTCCCTTTCATCGTCGATCACCGAGAGGAGCCATTTATAGAACGGATGTTCTACCCTGTAAAGCCTTCCTTCCGCGTCGGTGCAGCCGTGCCGCGTCCAACCCGTCGCCAGCAGCTTGCCGTCGGACTCGCGCGCGATCCTGTATTCGAACTTTATGCTGTAGACCTTCAGATCGGCGACGCGCCCCCACAGCTCGACGATGTCGTCGTAGCGCGCGGAGTTC is a genomic window containing:
- a CDS encoding ISNCY family transposase; protein product: MWQTDASRHKWFGEEHGYATLHAYIDDATGVVTGAFFTETECMRGYAAALEQGMLAYGLPLSIYSDRHTIFRSPKELTDDEILSGTELPLSNFGKALYELGIKQITAHSPQAKGRIERLWNTFQDRLIAELRFSSITNIADANKMIAEGFISDYNRRFAVLPHEDGSACMPFDRSIDLGLVFSIRDTRRAGGGNTISYKGEIYTPEDEKSPVFVRGRILEVRETFDGAVYVIQNGMPVLMKKVFRAQKAIDVGVKKKAGAVSPHKPASDHPWRGGFKIKPAIYNNTQTGRE
- a CDS encoding CdaR family transcriptional regulator yields the protein MFKKMAQNIAESTCEVIGHNVLVTDENAVIIGCSVKKRIGTFHEPSLKVMRENKTFITQSDEAKKVGVYPGVTLPIHFFDKVIGSVSITGSPEEVERYGLLVQKQAEIMLREQAFLESNLVRERALRDLFENIASYDGSQGMGDLINLQARELGVTLSRCRMAVVLEMKGWKDESSENAYQIMVRELRSAFSHPRNVICPQRNRRVTVFVTPNRQGSNEEITQNVEETAKKFIEVLKNKGITADIAVGFPASDLNSLAMSLRSARDAMRLAGQLGLSGVFSARNLTGEALLDLLPVGKREEFAERTLAALTARNDYEEMRDTFLGWCESPFASGEVAEKLAMHRNSLQYRLKKIRALTGKNPWNFKDAFELWAAFVLKNISSEGKTKVKAF
- a CDS encoding glycine/sarcosine/betaine reductase component B subunit — encoded protein: MRLELHKVHIKGLEFADETRVKDGVLYVNKAEAEALIAEDRNFTKVSVDFARPGEKTRIIPVKDAVEPRVKMGKGNYFPGFAAPMGKAGEGRTLVLDGAAVVTCGPIVAFQEGFIDMSGPAAPYTPFSATYNIVLSVEPVADLEKHLYETSLREAGLKLAVYLARCADEHGAKADEVAVFEKGDTFEESKKYPDLPKVVYVCMNITQGLLHDTYLYACDLRPSMPTLIHPNEVLDGAMVSGNCVSACDKNTTWHHCHNPIVQTLYAHHGKDINFLGVIPTQESTVLAGKIRASQMNLSIAQQLGADGVIVSEEGYGNPDTDLCLNAKNFENAGIKAVLVSDESAGTDGASQSLADATPELTGFISTGNVNEMIEVPAMDKVIGYPESIAVLSGGAAESLRPDGSMYVELQSIIASTAEIGFNKLGCEWI
- a CDS encoding glycine/betaine/sarcosine/D-proline family reductase selenoprotein B; its protein translation is MTIKVVHYINQFYAGIGGEEKADHQPEARSGAAGPGLGLKGALGAEAEIVATVICGDGFYGEHTDEARAECLEMIKEQKPDLFIAGPAFNAGRYGFACGDISAAVAAELGIPTVTAMYPENPGVELYSKKTYIVPCADSARGMGKALPVMAKLGLKLAKKEEMGPARVEGYIPRGIRKSFFHEKSGAERAVDMLLKKLRGEEFQTEYEMPTFKKIPPAAPVKDLKHATIALVTSGGIVPEGNPDKIRVSSAESFGEYDISALTDLTPENYESIHGGYDRQWANLDPDVVVPLDIMREFEKEGVFGKLHDKFYATTGTGTAVAFAEKFGQEIGKKLKEANVDAVILTSTUGTCTRCGASMTREIENTAGIPVVQIATIVPIMLTVGANRIVPGIAIPHPVGKPELGEEVDKAARREVVMRAFKAMTTPITEQTIFEKN
- a CDS encoding GrdX family protein, yielding MEGSKYRIVTNNEWIKGDASLPQDIVFAEGTPIDVLDKAEELLQQGWKLVSAPLPPNVPIMRGPYRSLVLEKNDRLYDRDGILEIEKARTRYNFERKDRKPPRPSKDFGVIDREMLIRTLRDAALVEEGKNI
- a CDS encoding thioredoxin family protein; protein product: MIALTKENCDAEVREEKNLPVVVDFWGPQCVPCMGLMPHYHEMEKEFEGKVKFTSVDCSSNKRVAMGFRVMGLPTFLFWKDGVEVKRLSKDECTVESIRAEIEKLAQGKQ
- the grdA gene encoding glycine/sarcosine/betaine reductase complex selenoprotein A; this translates as MGKLNGKKLLLLGERDGVPGPAMEACLKDSGAEIVFSATECFVUTAAGAMDLQNQQRIKDAAEKYGAENCVVVLGSSDAEGAEIYAETVTNGDPTFAGPLAGVPLGLPVYHVFDEAIREECDPAQWEEQISMMEMVLDPPALAAAVKGMRDEYSKFTL
- a CDS encoding type II secretion system protein; amino-acid sequence: MKGSRKLKREAFTLIEILCVLVIVAIAATTLALTAQDSDARERRLIRNEARDFCAWIKYRMAKAAREGEDFKFLLTDGAEGYAIRAIWLAGGRLKNETYSFSDAALAYEGARELYFSSRWFTLTPAATFIVKSKRKRDIRFFVTVSAAGYARVKDKP
- a CDS encoding acyl-CoA thioesterase, which translates into the protein MEDNYALAAKIRVRYSETDKMGIVYNANYLDWFEVTRTELCRGWGKDYKEWEAEGLMLPVVEAYCRYKNSARYDDIVELWGRVADLKVYSIKFEYRIARESDGKLLATGWTRHGCTDAEGRLYRVEHPFYKWLLSVIDDEREPQT